In Desulfobulbaceae bacterium, the sequence GAGGGGCCAGCCCCGCTCTCTTCCCCAGCCCGATGTTACCTGTCCTTCTCCGCCCCGATGCCGGTCTCCCCTTGGCAACCCATGACTTTTCATGGCAGGAGCATGGCATGAAATACGATTACATCCTGACCCGCGGCGCACCTGCCGAGTTCACGCCCTTCCTCACCCGGTACGCCCAGCTAATGTTAAAGTCCGGCAACTGGCTCCTCTTTAAAAACACCCAGAACCCATGATACCAAACCACTCTTCGACCCAGTCAAGCTGCTGCTCACCTCTGCCGATCATCCTGACCCTTGCCGTTATTGGCTTCATGGGCATCTTTCCGATCCAGGACTTCGATATCTTCTGGCACCTCGCTAATGGGCGGGCAATGGTGGAGCAAGGCGCCATCATCAACCAGGAGATTTTCTCATTTACTGCAGCCGGCAAGCACTTCAGCAACCACGCCTGGCTCGCCCAGATCCTCTTGTTTCTGATCTTCAAGACCTTGGGCGCTAATGGTCTGATTGCAGCTAAGATATTAATTACAACAGCTATCGGCCTTTGCCTCTACCTCTTCAGCCGTAGACAAGGATTATCCCCCCTGCCTGCTGCTCTCGTCTGGCTGCTGGCCTTTGCCGCCTCACACTTTCGTTATGTGGTCAGACCCGAACTCTTCTCCTCGCTCTTCTTGGCCATAACCGGCGTTCTTCTTTTTTCCTACCGGACCAAACCCCACAACAGCAAACTCCTGATCTTTCTTCCCATCATCATGGGGTTCTGGGACTTCATGCATGGAGCCCTGTACGGAACAATTTTTCTAACTGTCTTCCTCGGGGCCGAAACCATCCGCAGTCTCCTGACCAAAAACAATACCACCTTCCCGCTGATCCCCAAAAAGCATCTCTCCACACTCTGGCTCTGGGCGAGTGTGACCATAATCCTCATGGCCCTAAGCCCCTATGGCCTCCGCACCTACGATATTTTTCTTGAATTCATGAACCAGAATCTGATGACCTCCATGACCGCCGAATTCCAACCCACTTCTCTCGGTGAAAAACCACTGTTCTGGGGGCTGCTGATCCTAACCAGCACCAGCATCCTTGCTGCTGGCCGCAACCTCGACCTCACCAGCCTTACCGTACTGATTCCCTTTGCTGGCATGGCAATCCGCTATGTCAGAGGAATCGGTCCATTCAGCATCGTCGCCGCCGTGATCTTAGCCGTCAACCTGCCGCCACTGCTCACTGCCTTGACCTCTGCGCCGACCAATAAAAAACGACAATCCATCATTGGCATCATCATCCTCACCGGAGCCATACTCTTTGCGGTTTATTACAAATTATCCCCCCCCCTCCGCTACGACTCACTGGGACTGGGTATAAGCGCCGAAAACTTTCCGGTTGGATCAACCCGCTTCATAAAATCAGCAAATCTAAGCGGCAACATGTACAATACCGACCGCTACGGCGGCTATCTGGCGTACTATCTCTATCCGGAACGCAAAATCTTCCACTACAATCACCATATGCTCTTTGACGCGTTGGAACGCTATGTCCATGAGCCAGAGACCCGGGCGCAATGGCAGATCAATTACGCCATCATCGGTCGCTCGGATGAATGGGACATGTTTTCCAAGGAAGGATTCATCCCCATCTACTGGGAACCTACCGGGGCAGTATTAATCAGAAACAGCGGGGAGAACCGAGCGCTGATTGACCGTTACCGCATCCGCTACTTCTCCCCGCTCATGCCCAGGG encodes:
- a CDS encoding tetratricopeptide repeat protein encodes the protein MIPNHSSTQSSCCSPLPIILTLAVIGFMGIFPIQDFDIFWHLANGRAMVEQGAIINQEIFSFTAAGKHFSNHAWLAQILLFLIFKTLGANGLIAAKILITTAIGLCLYLFSRRQGLSPLPAALVWLLAFAASHFRYVVRPELFSSLFLAITGVLLFSYRTKPHNSKLLIFLPIIMGFWDFMHGALYGTIFLTVFLGAETIRSLLTKNNTTFPLIPKKHLSTLWLWASVTIILMALSPYGLRTYDIFLEFMNQNLMTSMTAEFQPTSLGEKPLFWGLLILTSTSILAAGRNLDLTSLTVLIPFAGMAIRYVRGIGPFSIVAAVILAVNLPPLLTALTSAPTNKKRQSIIGIIILTGAILFAVYYKLSPPLRYDSLGLGISAENFPVGSTRFIKSANLSGNMYNTDRYGGYLAYYLYPERKIFHYNHHMLFDALERYVHEPETRAQWQINYAIIGRSDEWDMFSKEGFIPIYWEPTGAVLIRNSGENRALIDRYRIRYFSPLMPRDEFMRLAQNPMILPTLARETSDYLAQRHDQEKTKILAELLIKQSSMPATASIELLSRAEGYNNDSPELASTLGTLYYRQGVPEKASQYLRTALALDKNLVEARFSLAYLLYDQHKFEEAVTHFTQILATNPRHPDTMYGLGLCNYQLGRKQEAARAFQGYLTLAPDGPWAEKSRNFLVTIQLGS